The region GGGGGGGAGTTCGTTACATCCTGGGTCAACGAGGCACACGAGCCTCCAACAATGTGAGAAAGAGGTTGAAAGAATGACTACCATCGATTGCAGGAACCTGGCCTGCCCGGCCCCGGTGATTACCGTGAAGAAGGCGCTGGCGGAACAGACGGAGCTGAGGGTACTCCTGGACGACGGCGCACCGCGGGAGAACGTCACCCGCTTTGCCCGCAACCGCGGCTGCCAGGTGAGCGAGGAACGCGACGGCAACGGCTGGGCCCTGACCATCACCGGTGGCGGCGAACCGGCACCAAAACCGGCGACGGCCGCCGCCACCGGCGAACGGGTGCTGTTGATCACCTCCGACCGCCTGGGGGACGGCCCGGAGGAATTGGGGCGCCTGCTGATGAAAAACTTCATCCACACCCTGCTGGAGACGAGCGAACTCCCGGCGCGCATGCTCTTCCTCAACACCGGGGTATTCCTTACCACGGAAGGGTCGGATCTGCTGGAGGCGCTGGAAAAACTGGGGGGCATGGGGGTGGAAATCCTCTCCTGCGGCCTCTGCCTCGACTTCTTCAAACTCAAGGACAAACTGAAGGCCGGAGGCACCACCAACATGCTTACCACCGCAGAAAGCCTGCTTTCGGCAGGACAGGCAATACGGCTTTAAAAACAAATAGTTCTTGACAGTTCTCCAAAGGCTACTTTATAGTAAACCCCTTTTGGAATATTCCGTACCATGAGACGACGCAACGACGATGTTTGACAGCCTTTCGGAAAAACTTGAATCGGTCTTCAAAAAGCTCCGCGGCCAGGGGGTAATGACCGAGGAGAACATCAAGGAGGCGCTGCGGGAAGTCCGCCTGGCGCTCCTTGAGGCCGACGTCAACTTCAAGGTCGTCAAGGACTTCGTCGAGAGCGTGCGCGTCAAGGCGGTCGGCACCGAAGTCGTGCAGAGCCTGACGCCCGGCCAGCAGGTCATCAAGATCGTCCATGACGAGCTGGTGGCCGTCATGGGCGGCAACGAGGACAATGGCCTCAACCTGGCGGCCAAACCGCCGGTGGCGATCATGATGGTCGGCCTCCAGGGGGCGGGTAAGACCACCACCTGCGGCAAGCTGGGCCGGCACCTGAAAAACCTGAAACGCCGCCCATTGCTGGTTCCGGCGGATATTTACCGGCCGGCGGCCATCGAGCAGCTTACCACCGTCGGCAGGCAGCTCGGCCTTGAGGTGTTCCCCTCCTCGGCCGACCGGAAACCGGTGGACATCTGTGCGGACGCCATGCGTTTCGCCGAACTGAACGGCTTCGACACGGTTATCCTCGATACGGCCGGCAGGCACCAGATCGACGATTTCCTGATGAACGAACTGGCCGAGATCAAGGCCTCCGTTTCGCCGCTGGAAATCCTCTTCGTAGCCGACGCCATGACCGGCCAGGAGGCCGTCAACGTTGCCGGCGGCTTCAACGAGCGGCTGGACATCACCGGCGTGGTCCTCACCAAGCTGGATGGCGACGCCAAAGGTGGCGCCGCCCTTTCCGTCAAGGCGGTCACCGGCAAGCCGGTCAAATTCGTCGGCCTGGGGGAAAAACTCGACGCCCTGGAGGTCTTCCACGCCGATCGCCTCGTGTCGCGCATCCTGGGCATGGGCGATGTCCTCACGCTGGTGGAGAAGGCCCAGTCGGTCTTTGACGAAAAAGAGGCGGCCCGGCTCCAGCAGAAACTGAAGAAAAGCCAGTTCGACCTGGAAGATTTCCTGGCCCAGCTCCAGCAGATCAAGAAGATGGGCTCACTGGAATCGCTCATGGGGATGATCCCCGGCATGGGCAAAATGATGAAGCAGATGCAGGGGGCTCAGCCCAGCGAGAACGAGATGAAGCGGATCGAGGCCATCATCCGTTCCATGACGCCGGGAGAGAGGGCCAACCACGGCATCATCAACGGCAGTCGGCGCCTGCGCATCGCCAAGGGGAGCGGCACCACCGTGCAGGAGGTCAACCAGCTGCTCAAACGCTTCACCGAGGCGCAAAAGGTTGTGAAACAGCTCCAGAAACTCGGCCCCAAGGGGCTCCTCAAGGGTATGGGGGGGCTTGGCAGGGGCATGCTTCCGTTCGGCTAGACACCATACCGCATTAACGGTTTTACTTAAACTTCGCAGAAGGAAAGAATCAGGAGGATTCAGATGGCAATCAAGATCAGGCTTGCACGCGCAGGCGCAAAGAAAAGACCTTTCTACCAGGTGGTTGTGGCCGATGAGCGCTGCCGCAGGGATGGACGTTTCATTGAGAATGTGGGAACCTACGACCCTACCAAGAATCCGGCGGCCGTCAAGCTGAACGCGGAAAAGGCCCAGGCCTGGCTTGAAAAGGGCGCACAACCGACCGACACCGTTCGCCAGCTTCTCAAGAATGCCGGCATTCTGGACAAGGCGGCGGCTCCGACGGCATAGCGAGTGTATCCACCCCGGTCCGCCGGCGATTCTACATGAGCAGAGGATACCGACATGAAAGCACTTGTTGAAACCATCGCAAAGGCATTGGTTGACGATCCGACTCAGGTCAAGGCGGCCGAGGAAACGGAAGAGGACACCCTGGTCATCAAACTGACCGTCGCCAAAGAGGACATGGGGCGTATCATCGGCAAGGAAGGCCGCACTGCCAAAGCGATCCGCACGATCCTCAACGCCGTGTCCACCAAGGACAACAAGAAAGCTATCCTCAAAATCGTAGAATAATGGGCGATCCGGACGAACTGATTACCGTGGGCAAGATCAGCGGGACCCATGGGATCAAGGGGCATCTCAAGGTCTACTCCTATTCGGGCAACCTCGAGAGCCTGGGCGCTGCACGGATCATCACCCTGAGAAGCCCCGACGGCGCGACCCTACGGGAATTCGGCATCAAGGGAGTAAAGCCGCACAGTGCCGGCTTCATCCTCGGCCTGAAGGATTTCGACAGTATCGACCAGGCCCTTCCCCTGGTGGGCAGCGAGTTGTGCCTCCGGCGCAGCCAGTTGCCGGAACCGGAAGATGACGAGTATTACTGGTGCGACCTGCTCGGCCTCCGGGTCGTGACCGACACCGGGGTCGAACTCGGCACGCTGGCCGACATCTTCGAGACCGGAAGCAACGACGTCTACGTGGTGCGCAAGGACAAGCAGGAGTACCTGATCCCGGCGGTGGCCTCCGTCGTCAGGTCCGTTGACCTGGCGGGCGGCACCATGGTCATCACTCCGCTGGACGGGCTTCTGGATTTATGATTTTCGATATATTGACCCTCTTCCCCGGGATGTTCGCCGGTCCGTTCGACGAGAGCATCATCAGGAGAGGGAAAGATAAGCAGCTCATTGAGATTGGCTTGCACAACATCCGCGACTGGGCCGTTGACCGGCACCAGACCGCCGATGACGCCCCCTATGGCGGCGGCGCCGGCATGGTCATGAAGGTGGAGCCGCTGGCCGCCTGCATCGAAACGGTCAAGGCCCGCCGACCCACCTCGACGGTGGTGATGACCTCCCCCCAGGGGCGGCGCCTCACCCACCAGGTGGCTGCGGAACTGGCCGGACGCGACGGCCTGATCATCATCTGCGGCCGCTACGAAGGGATCGACGAACGCATCCGGCAGTTGTACGTGGAAGACGACATCTCGTTGGGCGACTACGTTCTTTCCGGCGGCGAGATCGCCGCCATGGCCATCGTGGATGCCGTGACGCGGCTGGTGCCCGGCGTGCTCGGCAGCGACGAATCGGCTGAGACCGATTCGTTCTGCGACGGTCTTCTGGAATACCCCCAGTACACGCGCCCACCGGCATTCGGCGGCATCAGCGTGCCGGAGGTACTCCTGTCCGGCAACCACGAGCTGATCAGGAAATGGCGACGGCGCGAATCGTTGCGCAAGACGCGCTCGCTCAGGCCGGACCTGCTGGAGGGAATCGCCCTGAACAAGGAAGACCGCGCACTGCTGGCCGAGATCCAACGGGAAGAGGGCGCCTGTGGCTGCTGACAGGCACAACCTGGCCATAGCGCTGCTGCACCACCCGGTGTACAACAAGCGCCGCGAGGTGGTGACCACCGCCCTGACCAACCTGGACCTGCACGATATCGCCCGTTCATCGCGCACCTTTGGCCTGGAGCGCTTCTATATCGTGACCCCGTCCGCCGAACAGCGCAACCTGGCGGAGCGGATCACCGGCCACTGGCAGGAAGGATGGGGCGCGGACTACAACCCGGACCGTCGCGAGGCGCTCGGCATCGTCAGGATCTGCACGGATCTGGAAGCCGCCATACGCGATCTCCAGGCCGGCTTTGCCAAGCCGGTCAAGACGATCATCACCGGGGCGGCACGGCGGCCGGACAGCATTACCTTTCCGGCTTTCCGACGGATGCTGAACGAGGCCGACCAACCGCACCTGCTTTTGCTGGGTACCGGCTGGGGCCTGACGGATGAATGCTTTATCGCGGCAGACCACGTCCTTGAACCCATTGCGGGCACAGGAGCTTACAATCACCTCTCGGTCCGTTCGGCGGCGGCCATCATGCTCGACCGCCTGAGGGGAACACAACAAGAGGCACTTTAACAGGAAGCAGATACATAGAGGAGGAAGGCACTCATGAACACCATCGATATTCTGGAATTCGAACAGATGAAGAAAAACATCCCCCCCTTCAAGGTCGGGGATACGGTCAAGGTACAGGTTGCGATCGTCGAAGGCGACAAACGTCGTCTCCAGGCCTATCAGGGCGTGGTGATCGCCCGTCAGAACGGCGGCATTCGCGAGTCCTTCACGGTCCGCAAGATCTCCAACGGCATCGGCGTGGAGAGGGTGTTCCCGCTCCACTCCCCCAGCATCGAGGCCATCGAGATCGTGACCCGCGGCCATGTCCGCCGCGCCAAGCTGTACTACCTGCGCAAACTGCGCGGCAAGGCGGCCCGCATCCGCGAGAAGAAATACATCGCCGAAGCCTGAGAAGAACCGAAAAAGCCCCGCTCAGCGGGGCTTTTTCGGTTCAGGGACCGACCATGCGCCAAACGGAACTCTTCGCCTCCCCCCCCTGGACACCCTGGCATTGGAGCAGCACGCCTGCAGCCGGGGCTTTGCCCTGGTCGCCGGCGTGGACGAGGCCGGGCGCGGTCCCCTGGCCGGCCCCGTGGTTGCTGCGGCGGTCATCCTCCCCGAAGGGCTGCGCATCCCCGGGGTCGATGACTCGAAAAAACTCTCGCCGGAGACCCGCGAACGCCTTTTCGACGTCATCCAGTCCCAGGCCCTGGCCATCGGCGTCGGCATGGGCAGCCCGGAGCTCATCGACCGCATCAATATCCTGCAGGCCACCCGGCACGCCATGCTGGAAGCGGTGTCCGCCCTGTCCCCCCTGCCCGATTTCATTCTGATCGACGGGATCACCCCGATCGACTCCGTCATCCCCCAGCAGACCGTCAAAAAAGGGGACTCCCTCAGCCTCTCCATCGCCGCCGCCTCGATCATCGCCAAGGTCACCCGCGACCGCCTGATGCGCGAACTTGACGCCGTGCATCCCGGCTACGGCTTTGCCGGGCACAAGGGGTACGGCAGCGCCGCCCACCTTGCGGCGATCCGCCGGCTCGGCCCATCACCGGTCCACCGCCTGAGCTTCGGCGGGGTAAAGGAACACGTCCCATGTCCCTCTTCCTGATCACCTTCCTGAGCCTCTACGGCGGCATGCACGCCTACGCCTTCGTCCGGCTGCGCGGCGCCTTCCTGCCGAGCCACCCCCTCACCCTGGCCCTGGCGGCATGGATGGTCCTGATGACCGTCGCCCCCCTGCTGGTACGCCTGGCCGAAAGCGCCGGCCTGGAACGGGGCGCCCTTTTTCTGGCATGGCCCGGCTACACCTGGATGGGGGTGATCTTCATCTTCGTCGCCACCCTGCTGGCATGCGACGCGCTCCGACTGTTCGCCTGGCTGTCGCACCGCCTCTGGGGGACCGCCACCCCGGGATTCCTGAGCGCGACCGCCACCTGCGCCGCCGCCCTGGCGGTCGCGTTCCTTGCCAGCGCCTACGCCTTCTACGACGCCCGGCGCATCAGGACCGACCAGGTGACGGTGACCACCGCCAAGCTTCCGCCGTCGGCCGGCCGGATCAGGATTGTGCAGATCTCCGATGTCCACATTGGACTCCTGTTCCGCGAGTCCCGGCTGAACGGCATCCTGGCGGCCGTCCGCGCCGCCCGGCCCGACGTTCTGGTCTCCACCGGCGATCTGGTGGACGGCAGGCTCTCCCGGGAGGACGTCATGTCGCACCAGAACAGGCTGGCGGCCATACTGGCGTCGGTCGCGACCCCGGGCGGAAAATACGCCGTGACCGGCAACCACGAATTCTACGCCGGCCTGGACCAGGCGCTTGCCTTCACCCGCACGGCCGGCTTTACCGTGCTCCGCAACCAGGCGGCCCCCCTGCCCAACGGCATCACCGTCGCCGGGATCGACGATCCGGCCAGCCGGCGCGTGGGGGGTTCCGCCCCGCCCCTTTCGGAACAGGCGCTGCTGCAATCCGTCCCCAGGGACCGTTTTTGCCTGCTGCTCAAGCATCGGCCGGATGTACCGGCCGCCAGCGACGGTCTTTTCGACCTGCAGCTGTCGGGGCATGTCCACAAGGGGCAGATATTTCCCTTCAACCTGCTGGTGCGCCTCCAGTACCCCATCCCCTGCGGAACCACCGCCACCGCGAAAAAGTCCCTCATCCACGTCTCCCGCGGCAGCGGCACCTGGGGTCCGCCGCTGCGCCTGCTGGCACCTCCCGAGGTCACCGTCATCGACATCGTGCCCCAAGGGGCGCAGAGCCCTCCGTAGGGTGGTTTCGTCCGCCCCCTGCCCTCCCCCTGTGGTGACGCCGCGCCGGGGGGCAAAACGGGGCCGGCACGGAAAACCCATTGATTTCTCGGACTTGATACGTGTAAAGTACGGGGCAATCAGACCTGTCTCCTGTGAGGGCCCCATGACCCAAGCAAACACCATCAGCCCGGCCACAGTCCCCCCCATGGAAAGCACGGGGCTCATTTCGGCGCTTCTGCTGAAAGACGGCGTCATCGACGAGCGGCAACTCTCCTATGCCACCAGGGTCCGTTCCAAGCTCAGCACCCCCCGGACCATGATGGACACCCTCCTGGACCTGGGCTACGTAACCCAGGAGCAGCTCCAGAAAACCCTGCGCAGCAACCAGATGAACATCCGCCTCGGCGACCTCCTGGTGGAGCTGGGGTATCTGCGGCAGGCAGACCTCCAGCAGGCCCTGGGGATACAAAAAGAGTACCTGGGCAAAAAGCGGTTGGGGGAGATCCTGGTGGAACGGGGCTTCATCGAGGAGCGCCGGCTGCTGGAAACCCTCGCCTACCAGCTCGGCTACCCCCTCATCGAGTTGAGCTTCGTCACCCTCGACCGTTCCCTGCTTGCCACCATACCGCTCAACGTCTGCCGGGAACACAAATTCGTGCCGGTCAGGCGCGAAGGCGACGACATTGTCCTGGCCTTCTCCGACCCCCTCGACCAGAAAGCCCAGGATGCGGCCCGGAAGATTCTGGGACAGGGTCTCAAGATCGCCATCGCCCCCCGGGAGTCGATCCTGGAGAATCTGGCCGCCCTGGAGCGGACGTCGAGCCAGGCCGCCATTTCGGACGAATCCACCATCATCGGCATGATCAACACGCTCTTCGAGGAAGCCATCGAGGAATGCGCCAGCGACATCCACATCGAGCCGATGAAGGACCGCCTGCGCATCCGTCTCCGCTGCGACGGCGTCATGCAGCAGCACAAGGACTTTCCCCGGGAGATAGCCCCCCAGCTCACCAGCCGGATCAAGGTCATGGCCCAGGCCGACATTGCCGAGCGACGGCGCCACCAGGACGGGCGCATCCTGTTCGCCAGCGCCAAGCACGGCATCAACCTGGACATGCGCGTCTCCTTCTTCATCACCATCTACGGCGAGAAGATCGTCCTGCGGCTTTTGAACAACAAGGGGACCCTGCTGGACATCAGGGAGATCGGCATGGCGCCGCGCATGCTGGAGCATTTCATCTACGAGGCCCTGGAGGTCCCCACCGGCGTCATGATCATCACCGGCCCCACCGGGTCGGGCAAGACCAGCACCATGTACAGCTGCGTCAACTTCCTGAACAACATCAACACCAGCATCATTACCGCCGAAGACCCGGTGGAATACATCATCAACGGCATCACCCAGTGCTCCATCAACCCCAAGATCGGCGTCACCTTCGAGGAGACCCTGCGCCACATCGTCCGCCAGGACCCGGACGTCATCGTCCTGGGGGAGATCCGCGACCATTTTTCCGCCGAGACCGCCATCCAGGCGGCCCTGACCGGCCACAAGGTACTTACCACCTTTCACACCGAAGACAGCATCGGCGGCCTGATCCGTCTGATGAACATGGAGATCGAGGCCTTCCTCATCTCCTCCACCGTGGTCTGCGTGGTGGCGCAGCGCCTGCTCCGGCGGGTCTGTCCCGACTGCGCCGAGACCTACATCCCCACCCCCCTCGACCTGTCCCGTCTCGGCATGTCGCCCAACGACCTGGTGGGGGCGGAGTTCAGGGTCGGCCGGGGATGCACCTCCTGCCGTTTCAGCGGCTATCGCGGCAGGGTCGGCATCTTCGAACTGCTGGTGATGAACGAGATGGTCAAAAACGCCATCCTGAACAACAAGAGTTCGTACGATATCCGCAGGATCAGCATCGAGACCTCGGGCATGGTGACGCTCGTGGAGGACGGCCTCGTGAAAGGGGCGCAGGGTCTGGTCTCCATGAAGGAGATCATCACCGATCTGCCGCGCCTGGGAAAACCACGCCCACTCGGCGAACTTCGAAGGATACTGGGGGTCAGGCAATGACCACGGAACAACCGCTCGTTGAGATGATCAGAGACCGGCTGGCCGGTGACCTGCGCGGCCTGCCGGTCTTTCATTCGGTGGCGGTCAAGCTCCAGCAGATGCTTGCCAGCCGGGATTTCCGCATGGAAGAGGTCATCAGGCTGATCGGCGAGGACCAGGCCCTGGCCAGCCAGGTGCTCAAGATGGGGAACTCGTCCTTTTATACCGGCCTCTCCAAGGTGGCCACCATCAAGGACGCCGTCGTCCGCCTGGGCGCCCAGGAGATCGCCAATCTGGTCATGATGGCGTCCCAGGCCGAACAGTACACGTCCGGCCACCCGGTCCTGGACAGCTTCCTGCAGAAGCTGTGGGACCATGCGCTCTGCTGCGCCACGGGGGCCGCGTGGCTGGCCTCACGGGCGGGCTACGCCTCACTCGCGGCCGAGGCGTTCATGGGGGGCCTGCTGCACGATATCGGCAAGCTGGCCATCATCAAGGCGCTGGACGGGATCCTGCAAGCCGGCGGTACCAAGGCCAATGTCTCGGAGGTACTCATCAACGAGATCCTGGACACCATGCACGAGGATGTGGGCCACCGCCTGATGCTCGCCTGGTGCCTCCCCGAGACCTATTGCTCCATCGCCGTCAACCATCACCGTGCCGAGTATGACGGCAACGACATCCTGCTCGTCATCGTCAGGCTTGCCAACCTGGCCTGCCGCAAGGTGGGCAAGGCCCTCTCCCCCGACCCCACGGTCGCCCTTTTCGGGGCGCCCGAGGCGCAATTCCTGGGGGTCAAGGAGATCACCCTCGCCGAGTTGGAGATTGTCGTGGAGGATGCGGGAACGCAGGCGGCCGGCGTGCCGGGGTAAACGGACACGCGTGGCGCGGTTTACGGAAATTTTACCTTTTTCGCCACACTCGCTTCACATTTTGCCGTTAGATTTGGTATAATGCATAACATTTCGGGAGGTGCTCGGCAAAGGCTGAAAAAGGAGGTAGATAATGGGTAAAAAGATCCGCAATTCCATCGAAATCGTTGTGGAACAATTTCAGAATCTTCTCGAGAAATGCCTGCAAACCAAGGACGACAACGAAAGGGTCGTGCTGGTCCGACGACTCATCAACCTGGTTGGGGTCATTCAGTTCCTGGTCTCGGTGCAAAAGGCCACGCCCCACGTCTGAAACCCGTATCAACAAAAGAAACGGAAAGCCGGGGACCTGCGACAGGTCACCCGGCTTTTTTCTTGCGGAACTCCCCCATGGCGCGGGGATCAGTTTTTGAGATAGCGGGCGACGGCCCGGTTGTGTTCCTCCAGGGTACGGGAAAAATAGTGGGTGCCGTCCTGGCGGGCCACGAAATAGAGGTAGTCGCTGCGGGCCGGATGGAGGGCGGCGCGCAGCGCGTCGGCCCCCGGGTTGCCGATGGGGCCGGGGGGCAGCCCCTTGACCAGATAGGTGTTGTAGGGGGAAGGGCGGCCGATGTCGGCCTTGGTGACCTTGCCCGAAAAGGCCCGCACACCGTAGACCGCCGTGGGATCGCTCTGGAGCGGCATCCCCAGGCGCAGGCGGTTGTAAAAGACCGAGGAGATTACGGGTTTTTCCTCGCCGGAGACCGCCTCCTTTTCGATGAGCGAAGCCAGGGTCACGATCTCGTGGGACGACAGCCGGGTCTGCCCGCGGCCGGCCGCGGTCACATCGGCGTACACCTTCCGGAAGCGGCCAACCATCTGGGTGACCAACTGTTCCTCCGTACCGTTGCGCGCCAGGTTGTAGGTGGCCGGAGCGAGGTACCCCTCGGCGCTGGCGGCGTGGATGTCCAGGCGTTCCAGCAGCGCGGCGTCACGGCAGGCGGCCAGAAACGCATCCCGCTTGAAATATCCTTTCTGATCGAGCAGTTCGGCGGCCTGGTAGACGGAGTACCCCTCCGGCAGGGCAAAGCGGCGGTAATCCACGTCGCCCGTCGCCAGCTTGCGCAGGATATCCCCCGGCGTCATGGCGTCCGTAAGGCGATAGTCGCCCGCCTTGAGGCGGTGGGCCTGCCCCCGCAGACGGGTGAGAAGGATGAAGTGCCATGAGCTGCGGATAACACCGCCCTGTTTCAGCTCCCCAGCCAGCTTTCTGATGCCGCTGCCGGCCGGAAAAGAAACATCGCGGACAAGAGCGCCCTTTCCCGGCGGGATGAAGGTGCACGCCAGGTACCAGCCCAGCAGGAGCAGGAGACCGGCGCGGATGGAGAGTACGGCAATTTTTCGAGGTGTGGGGTTGAACGAAGGCATTGGCCGCATTATGGGTTTTTTCCGGCCCACAGTCAAGCCCGTGGGCGTTCCTTGACATCGGGGGCGAATGTTGCTACAAAAATTCGTACCGGGAGGGCCGGAACAATTGGTGCACCGTCGTACTGGACCGCCCCGATAGGGCGGCGAAAGGGGAGTCCATGCAACCGTTCAGGGATATCCGCGAGGTATTCGACTTTGCCATCGAAAAGGAAGAGGCATCCTACCAGTTGTACACCAAGGCCGCCGCCATGGCGTCGTCCACCGCCAGCCGCAAGATGCTGGAGGAGATGGCAGGACAGGAGTTGGGACACAAACGCCTCCTCCAGGGCCTGGACCGGGAAAAGGTCCATGAATACCGCTTCGTCAAGGTACCCGACCTGAAGATCGGCGATTACCTGGTGGACATCGAGTACCGGGACGACATGACGTTCCAGGAGATCCTGGTCTTTGCCATGAAGGCCGAGGAAAAGGCGGCCCGGCTCTACAGCGAGGCCAGCCACCTGAGCGACGTTCCCGAGATCCAGCGCATGCTGCTCATGCTGGCCAACGAGGAAAAGAAACACAAATTCAACCTGGAATCCCTGTACGACGACAAGATACTGACCGAAAATTAGCGGCCGGTTCTCCGCGCCGGGCACGAGCGATGCCGCCCCAGGGCGGCATTTTCTTTATGAGGTTATTATGACGTTTCCCGAACAGGTTCATCTCCCCTTCAATTTCGGCATCATCAAAGAGAGCTTCAAACTCTGCTATCCCGCTGTGCACGAACCGACGGAAGAAGGCTACTGGGCTATCATCCAGGGCACCAGCATGCTGGTGGTGCGGGAGAACGCCGCCCTGGCGCTGCCCCGGGGCGGCCTGCCGGAGTGGCTCCACCCGGAAAGCCGCCCGATCTTCATCGGCCACTGGCACGGCAGGCCGCT is a window of Geobacter sp. FeAm09 DNA encoding:
- the mltG gene encoding endolytic transglycosylase MltG, with protein sequence MPSFNPTPRKIAVLSIRAGLLLLLGWYLACTFIPPGKGALVRDVSFPAGSGIRKLAGELKQGGVIRSSWHFILLTRLRGQAHRLKAGDYRLTDAMTPGDILRKLATGDVDYRRFALPEGYSVYQAAELLDQKGYFKRDAFLAACRDAALLERLDIHAASAEGYLAPATYNLARNGTEEQLVTQMVGRFRKVYADVTAAGRGQTRLSSHEIVTLASLIEKEAVSGEEKPVISSVFYNRLRLGMPLQSDPTAVYGVRAFSGKVTKADIGRPSPYNTYLVKGLPPGPIGNPGADALRAALHPARSDYLYFVARQDGTHYFSRTLEEHNRAVARYLKN
- a CDS encoding ferritin family protein; its protein translation is MQPFRDIREVFDFAIEKEEASYQLYTKAAAMASSTASRKMLEEMAGQELGHKRLLQGLDREKVHEYRFVKVPDLKIGDYLVDIEYRDDMTFQEILVFAMKAEEKAARLYSEASHLSDVPEIQRMLLMLANEEKKHKFNLESLYDDKILTEN